A genomic region of Caldicellulosiruptor acetigenus contains the following coding sequences:
- the mntA gene encoding type VII toxin-antitoxin system MntA family adenylyltransferase antitoxin codes for MIRRNKIDIEHAKKAIEDLGAFFSRFGDKVVVAYLFGSLAMGTYTPLSDIDIAVLLAKGLSREIMEELENEILEGLMKIFKTDEIDLVVLNSAPLSVRYGVLKTAKIIYCSNTEKTVDFQTEVVSKYLDIKPYREEFYKEFVKSL; via the coding sequence GTGATAAGAAGAAATAAAATTGACATTGAGCATGCTAAAAAAGCTATTGAAGATTTGGGGGCATTTTTCAGCAGATTTGGTGACAAGGTAGTTGTTGCTTATCTTTTTGGCTCATTGGCAATGGGCACATATACTCCGCTTTCTGACATAGACATAGCAGTTTTGCTTGCCAAAGGACTTTCAAGAGAAATAATGGAAGAACTTGAAAATGAAATTCTTGAAGGACTTATGAAAATATTTAAAACTGATGAAATTGATCTTGTTGTTCTCAATAGCGCACCTTTGTCTGTGAGATACGGCGTATTAAAAACTGCAAAGATAATTTACTGTAGCAATACAGAAAAAACGGTTGACTTTCAAACAGAGGTTGTTTCAAAGTATCTTGATATAAAGCCTTATAGGGAAGAATTTTATAAAGAGTTTGTGAAATCTTTGTAA